The following proteins are encoded in a genomic region of Hyalangium minutum:
- a CDS encoding two-component regulator propeller domain-containing protein, producing the protein MFRWSQCSPRAHVLFGPLILASLLAAGQGLALDPHRSISQYGHQSWSNEDGLPQNTVFAIQQTRDGYLWLGTWEGLARFDGANFTVYDRHNTPELSEHGIRALLEDGAGGLWVGTKKGVVHYEKGRFARLPDEGDLRQANVPALALEGSTLWVGSSLGLEQVPLTGGARRRYTMKDGLPSTLIEALTVDSAGVLWIGTGGGLARLSAGKVEEVPLPEGVDSRVRSLLAARDGTLWVGTYSGLLALREGTFTWLDPAQGLPRSEVMALWEDREGVLWVGQETGLFRYTEGRFDFFGPKEGLSGTRVYSVFEDRDQNLWVGTADGGLNRLNAGPFLTYGVPEGLSHDFVRTVLETRDGTLWLGTLGGGLHRMKDGRLSRVRADEGLTDDNIRSLAEGPDGTLWVGTHHGAFRYDGKRFTPVLRESRLPLDQVWAMLPDSRGNVWFGTSSGLVLLHEGKFTVYTPERGPVPDSVNCLLEDAAGTLWIGTHSGVVRYAQGEFSAVTDPALTNETILVLFSDTPGTLWVGTYTGLVRLKDGKGTRVTVAQGLPDDSVFNLLPDGKVFFWMSSNKGIWRVNRREVEEVADGRRERLRANSYDERDGLRTVETSSGSQPAGWRAHDGRLWFTSLRGAVVVDPNSSRLERRPPEVVIQEVRVHGKGVPVAPKLELEPGQQDMDIRFTVFAPLVPQRVPVRYRLEGFDDDWVNPEGRRSATYTRLPPGHYRFRVMVADREGVWREPGVVLDVKLQPWFYETEWFYLLCAAGVGGVAAASYGWRVGRLKQRERWLQMRVEERTKELARANQELDAHLRTLRATQAQLVQAGKMAAVGTLAAGVGHEINNPLSYIVSNVEYAADEALALKAQLQEAPEDVVGRLREMEQVLREALMGADRVRRIVRDLKTFSRQDEDLRGPVDLRAVMDSAAKMAAGELRPRAQLVREYSEVPRADGSEARLAQVFLNLIINAAQALPEGKADQNEVRLVTRRVGNDAVAAEIHDTGSGIPPEVLGRIFDPFFTTKPVGIGTGLGLALCHAFVTAMGGRIEVQSQVGRGTMFRVTLPVARGEQVQASRGEESKEGVSMRGRVLVVDDDPLVSSALRRTLSREHDVEVVVSSRRALEMLLSPEGLYDVILCDLMMPEMTGMELHAQLEAAKPERAERMVFVTGGAYTPVAMQFLERVSNPRLEKPFEPEKLRERVREWVAKAKGEAAPA; encoded by the coding sequence ATGTTCAGGTGGAGTCAGTGCTCACCGAGGGCGCACGTCCTCTTCGGTCCTCTCATTCTCGCGAGCCTGCTGGCGGCGGGACAGGGCCTCGCGCTGGACCCCCACCGCTCCATCTCCCAGTACGGCCACCAGTCGTGGAGCAACGAGGACGGGCTGCCGCAGAACACCGTCTTCGCCATTCAGCAGACGCGGGATGGCTACCTGTGGCTGGGCACCTGGGAGGGCCTGGCCCGCTTCGATGGCGCGAACTTCACCGTTTATGATCGGCACAACACGCCGGAGCTGAGCGAGCACGGCATCCGCGCGCTCCTGGAGGACGGCGCGGGCGGGCTGTGGGTGGGCACGAAGAAGGGCGTGGTCCACTACGAGAAGGGCCGCTTCGCGCGCCTCCCGGACGAGGGCGATCTGCGGCAGGCGAACGTGCCCGCGCTCGCGCTCGAGGGCTCCACGCTCTGGGTGGGCAGCTCGCTGGGGCTGGAGCAGGTACCGCTGACCGGAGGCGCGCGGCGCCGCTACACGATGAAGGACGGGCTGCCCAGCACCCTCATCGAGGCGCTCACCGTGGATAGCGCGGGCGTGCTGTGGATCGGCACCGGGGGCGGGCTGGCGCGGCTGTCCGCGGGGAAGGTGGAGGAGGTGCCCCTGCCCGAGGGCGTGGACTCGCGGGTGCGCTCGCTGCTGGCGGCGCGGGATGGCACGCTGTGGGTGGGCACGTACTCCGGGCTGCTGGCCCTGCGGGAGGGAACGTTCACCTGGTTGGACCCAGCCCAGGGGCTGCCGCGCTCCGAAGTCATGGCGCTGTGGGAGGACCGCGAGGGTGTGCTCTGGGTGGGGCAGGAGACGGGCCTGTTCCGCTACACGGAGGGGCGCTTCGACTTCTTCGGCCCGAAGGAGGGCCTGTCTGGGACTCGCGTGTACTCGGTCTTCGAGGATCGGGATCAAAACCTCTGGGTGGGCACGGCGGATGGCGGGCTCAACCGGCTGAACGCGGGCCCCTTCCTCACGTACGGGGTGCCCGAGGGCCTGTCGCACGACTTCGTCCGCACGGTGCTGGAGACGCGGGATGGCACGCTGTGGCTCGGCACGCTGGGCGGAGGACTCCACCGGATGAAGGACGGCCGCCTCTCCCGGGTGCGCGCGGACGAGGGGCTCACGGATGACAACATCCGCTCGCTCGCCGAGGGCCCGGATGGGACGCTCTGGGTGGGCACGCACCACGGTGCCTTCCGCTATGACGGCAAGCGCTTCACGCCCGTCCTCCGGGAGAGCCGGCTGCCGCTGGATCAGGTCTGGGCAATGCTGCCGGACTCGCGCGGCAACGTGTGGTTCGGCACCTCGTCCGGGCTGGTGCTGCTGCACGAGGGGAAGTTCACCGTGTACACGCCCGAGCGGGGGCCCGTCCCCGACTCCGTCAACTGCCTGCTCGAGGACGCGGCGGGCACCCTCTGGATTGGCACGCACTCGGGGGTGGTGCGCTACGCCCAGGGTGAGTTCAGCGCGGTGACGGACCCGGCGCTCACCAACGAGACCATCCTGGTCCTCTTCTCGGACACGCCGGGCACCCTCTGGGTGGGCACCTACACCGGGCTGGTGCGCCTCAAGGATGGAAAGGGGACACGCGTCACCGTGGCCCAGGGACTGCCGGACGACAGCGTCTTCAACCTGCTGCCGGACGGGAAGGTCTTCTTCTGGATGAGCAGCAACAAGGGCATCTGGCGGGTGAACCGGCGCGAGGTGGAGGAGGTCGCCGACGGCCGGCGGGAGCGCTTGCGCGCCAACAGCTACGACGAGCGGGATGGGCTGCGCACCGTGGAGACCAGCAGCGGCTCCCAGCCCGCCGGATGGCGGGCCCATGATGGGCGCCTCTGGTTCACCAGCCTGCGCGGCGCGGTGGTGGTGGATCCCAACAGCTCGCGGCTGGAGCGCCGCCCGCCCGAGGTCGTCATTCAAGAGGTGCGGGTGCACGGAAAGGGGGTCCCCGTGGCGCCGAAGCTGGAGCTGGAGCCGGGCCAGCAGGACATGGACATCCGCTTCACCGTCTTCGCGCCGCTGGTGCCTCAGCGTGTGCCCGTGCGGTACCGGCTGGAGGGCTTCGACGACGACTGGGTGAATCCCGAGGGCCGCCGCTCGGCCACGTACACCCGGCTGCCCCCGGGCCACTACCGCTTTCGCGTCATGGTGGCGGACCGCGAGGGCGTGTGGCGCGAGCCCGGGGTGGTGCTGGATGTGAAGCTCCAGCCGTGGTTCTACGAGACGGAGTGGTTCTACCTGCTGTGCGCCGCGGGCGTGGGCGGCGTGGCCGCGGCCAGCTACGGCTGGCGGGTGGGCCGGCTCAAGCAGCGCGAGCGCTGGCTGCAGATGCGCGTGGAGGAGCGCACCAAGGAGCTCGCCCGCGCCAACCAAGAGCTGGACGCCCACCTGCGCACCCTGCGTGCCACCCAGGCCCAGCTCGTCCAGGCCGGGAAGATGGCCGCCGTGGGCACCCTGGCCGCAGGTGTTGGCCATGAGATTAATAACCCGCTGTCCTACATCGTCTCCAACGTGGAGTATGCGGCCGACGAGGCCCTGGCCCTGAAGGCCCAGCTGCAAGAGGCGCCCGAGGACGTGGTGGGTCGGCTCCGGGAGATGGAGCAGGTGCTGCGCGAGGCCCTCATGGGGGCGGACCGGGTGCGGCGCATCGTGAGGGACCTGAAGACGTTCTCCCGCCAGGACGAGGACCTGCGAGGGCCGGTGGACCTGCGGGCGGTGATGGACTCGGCGGCGAAGATGGCGGCGGGGGAGCTGCGCCCCCGGGCCCAGCTCGTGCGGGAGTACTCGGAGGTGCCTCGGGCCGACGGCAGCGAGGCGCGTCTGGCGCAGGTGTTTCTGAATCTCATTATCAACGCGGCCCAGGCCCTGCCCGAGGGCAAGGCGGACCAGAATGAGGTGCGCCTGGTGACCCGACGTGTAGGAAATGACGCGGTGGCCGCCGAGATCCACGATACGGGCAGCGGCATCCCCCCAGAAGTGCTAGGGCGTATCTTTGATCCATTCTTCACAACGAAGCCGGTGGGGATAGGCACGGGGTTGGGGCTGGCGCTATGCCATGCTTTCGTGACCGCGATGGGGGGCCGGATCGAAGTTCAGAGCCAGGTGGGGCGCGGGACGATGTTCCGTGTGACGTTGCCGGTGGCTCGCGGCGAGCAGGTGCAGGCGTCACGCGGCGAGGAATCGAAGGAGGGAGTGTCGATGCGAGGTCGGGTGCTGGTGGTGGATGATGATCCGTTGGTGAGCTCCGCGCTGCGGCGGACGCTCTCGCGCGAGCACGACGTGGAGGTGGTGGTCAGCTCCAGGCGTGCGCTGGAGATGCTGCTTTCCCCGGAGGGGCTCTACGACGTCATCCTCTGCGACTTGATGATGCCGGAGATGACGGGCATGGAGCTGCACGCGCAGCTCGAGGCGGCGAAGCCCGAGCGTGCCGAGCGCATGGTCTTCGTCACGGGCGGCGCGTACACGCCCGTGGCCATGCAGTTCCTGGAGCGGGTGAGCAACCCGCGCCTGGAGAAGCCCTTCGAGCCGGAGAAGCTGCGCGAGCGCGTGCGCGAGTGGGTCGCGAAGGCGAAGGGCGAAGCCGCTCCGGCGTAG
- a CDS encoding RDD family protein, translating into MSEGPLFGSQFAPVHDRFRYRLWAADLVDLAIAALLGWGASRALDWEQSPARVLVCLFGAWLVLSLVGGVRGWTLGRRLFDVQLVNAEGQPAGLPRSFFRAFVSLPDLVMTPMLPSRPLDRLLRVHGERRSAEGSSRWAGVGLQLPWVAAAAAAVWFIATPTRHEALTYLDQKLTGWKCCHGYRQHVGTWMCRHSLDRLAREARGQEPAAVALVPECPEVAGRLQP; encoded by the coding sequence ATGAGTGAAGGGCCGCTGTTTGGATCGCAGTTCGCCCCGGTGCACGACCGGTTCCGCTACCGGCTGTGGGCCGCGGATCTGGTGGACCTGGCGATCGCCGCCCTGCTGGGCTGGGGCGCCTCGCGCGCGCTGGATTGGGAGCAGTCGCCAGCCCGGGTCCTCGTCTGCCTGTTCGGCGCGTGGCTGGTGCTCTCGCTGGTGGGGGGAGTCCGTGGGTGGACGCTGGGGCGGCGCCTCTTCGACGTGCAGCTGGTGAACGCCGAGGGCCAGCCCGCGGGCCTGCCGCGCTCCTTCTTCCGCGCGTTCGTCTCGCTGCCGGATCTGGTGATGACGCCCATGCTCCCCTCGCGCCCTCTGGATCGGCTGCTGCGGGTGCATGGCGAGCGGCGCTCGGCGGAGGGCTCGTCCCGATGGGCGGGGGTGGGCCTGCAGCTGCCGTGGGTGGCTGCGGCCGCAGCCGCGGTGTGGTTCATCGCCACGCCCACGCGCCACGAGGCCCTCACCTACCTCGATCAGAAGCTCACTGGCTGGAAGTGCTGCCACGGCTACCGGCAGCACGTGGGCACGTGGATGTGCCGGCACTCGCTCGACCGGCTTGCCCGCGAGGCGCGCGGCCAGGAGCCGGCGGCGGTGGCGCTCGTCCCCGAGTGTCCCGAGGTGGCCGGGCGCCTCCAACCGTGA
- a CDS encoding serine/threonine protein kinase produces the protein MTNPTTEPPRHLGRYELVHLLGQGGMGEVYLAKISGAAGFEKPCIVKTILPALLKDGQFLDRFHHEAKVLVHLVHSSIAQVYDMGEADSTYYMALEYVAGVDVAYLAEQARSQGQPIPVPVALYIGQKVAEGLGYAHRKTGPDGTPLGIVHRDVSPHNVMVSYEGEVKVIDFGLAKSAARSKYTLPSTVMGKLGYMSPEQARAEPLDHRTDIYSCGVMIWELLAGRPLIGHGTVGEMMAAMARPQVPSLHELRPQVDPAIDAVVRRALAPNPQERYGRSDELARALNEQLLRFSTALGAEEVGNFVRALCPEAFSAQRKLISRISGVRRAPSTPPMAGVLPASGVAPETAGAQPITGMEATSVRPLSAMEADSDVPYRPMATPLPGAPQSGAMPVGAMVPQAPRSGPVVAAAPVSSPHPVAMQSGPHAPASGLTKTKLLVGGVIVVLLMTSVAAVTALVVRPSPPPMAAFHDGRPPPPDRDGHYPPGPHDGPPDAERPPHAGRPPPPPPPREGPPGRGPRGEPPPPSEPEMNAGPPPEAGTVAAEGSPGSAPTVPVVGKAGSPDVAPAVVTAPPAIEESPEPSNTSPKAQPPRSKPKPTAEFIKVKNPLQILQRNGSYGVAVGKKAGLTQGMELKVVSAAGSNGLRKVLGRAKVQEVMLKKRLAVLLLDESAIKAGGDRFVAMPTEIPDEASDSEAEAEAAPPAPPAAPAPEAPAKRLSVGVRQTGLLGINDIDRTFIVYNSESKALSRCKATIHRRGQYVFSYLRRGENKVKQGQFKPDAQAPVIPEGRMLIECEEGRVEAEIQR, from the coding sequence ATGACGAACCCCACGACAGAACCGCCTCGGCACCTGGGGCGCTACGAGCTGGTCCACCTGCTGGGCCAGGGCGGCATGGGCGAGGTGTACCTGGCGAAGATCTCCGGCGCGGCGGGCTTCGAGAAGCCCTGCATCGTCAAGACGATCCTCCCGGCCCTCCTCAAGGACGGCCAGTTCCTCGACCGCTTCCACCACGAGGCCAAGGTGCTGGTGCACCTGGTGCACTCGTCCATTGCCCAGGTCTACGACATGGGCGAGGCCGACAGCACCTACTACATGGCGCTGGAGTACGTGGCGGGCGTGGACGTGGCGTACCTGGCCGAGCAGGCGCGCAGCCAGGGCCAGCCCATCCCCGTGCCGGTGGCGCTCTACATCGGCCAGAAGGTGGCCGAGGGGCTCGGCTACGCGCACCGCAAGACGGGGCCGGATGGCACGCCGCTGGGCATCGTCCACCGGGACGTGTCCCCGCACAACGTCATGGTGTCCTACGAGGGCGAGGTGAAGGTCATCGACTTCGGCCTCGCCAAGTCCGCGGCGCGCAGCAAGTACACGCTGCCGTCCACGGTGATGGGGAAGCTGGGGTACATGTCCCCGGAGCAAGCCCGCGCCGAGCCGCTGGACCACCGCACCGACATCTACTCGTGCGGAGTGATGATCTGGGAGCTGCTCGCGGGCCGGCCGCTCATTGGCCACGGCACGGTGGGGGAGATGATGGCCGCCATGGCCCGGCCCCAGGTGCCCTCGCTCCACGAGCTGCGGCCCCAGGTGGATCCCGCCATCGACGCGGTGGTGCGGCGCGCGCTGGCGCCCAATCCCCAGGAGCGCTACGGCCGCTCGGACGAGCTGGCGCGCGCCCTCAATGAGCAGTTGCTGCGCTTCAGCACCGCGCTGGGCGCCGAGGAGGTGGGCAACTTCGTCAGGGCGCTCTGCCCGGAGGCCTTCTCCGCGCAGCGCAAGCTCATCTCCCGCATCTCTGGCGTGCGCCGCGCGCCGTCCACGCCGCCGATGGCGGGCGTGCTGCCTGCCTCGGGCGTGGCTCCCGAGACGGCGGGCGCGCAGCCCATCACCGGCATGGAGGCCACCTCGGTGCGCCCGCTGAGCGCCATGGAGGCGGACAGCGATGTGCCGTACCGGCCCATGGCGACTCCGCTGCCCGGAGCGCCTCAGTCGGGTGCCATGCCCGTGGGAGCGATGGTGCCGCAGGCTCCGAGGTCCGGGCCCGTGGTGGCTGCGGCGCCGGTGTCTTCGCCTCATCCCGTGGCCATGCAGTCGGGGCCTCACGCGCCCGCGTCGGGTCTCACGAAGACGAAGCTCCTCGTGGGCGGAGTCATCGTGGTCCTGCTCATGACGAGTGTGGCGGCCGTCACCGCGCTGGTCGTGCGCCCGTCGCCTCCGCCCATGGCGGCGTTCCACGATGGCAGGCCGCCCCCGCCGGACCGTGATGGCCACTACCCACCGGGGCCCCACGACGGACCTCCGGATGCGGAACGTCCCCCCCATGCGGGCAGGCCTCCTCCTCCGCCTCCTCCGAGAGAGGGACCTCCCGGCAGAGGACCCAGGGGCGAGCCTCCGCCTCCCTCCGAGCCTGAGATGAACGCTGGGCCGCCGCCCGAGGCGGGCACGGTCGCGGCGGAGGGCTCACCCGGTTCGGCCCCCACGGTCCCCGTGGTGGGGAAGGCGGGCTCGCCCGATGTCGCGCCCGCGGTGGTCACGGCGCCGCCCGCCATCGAGGAGAGTCCGGAGCCGTCCAACACGTCGCCGAAGGCCCAGCCGCCGCGCTCGAAGCCCAAGCCCACGGCGGAGTTCATCAAGGTGAAGAATCCGCTCCAGATCCTCCAGAGGAATGGCAGCTACGGCGTGGCCGTCGGGAAGAAGGCGGGGCTCACCCAGGGCATGGAGCTGAAGGTGGTGAGCGCTGCGGGAAGCAATGGGCTGCGCAAGGTGCTGGGCCGCGCGAAGGTCCAAGAGGTGATGCTCAAGAAGAGGTTGGCGGTGCTGCTCCTCGACGAGAGTGCCATCAAGGCCGGGGGAGACCGTTTCGTGGCGATGCCCACGGAGATCCCAGACGAGGCCTCGGACTCTGAGGCCGAGGCCGAAGCCGCGCCGCCGGCTCCTCCCGCGGCTCCCGCTCCGGAGGCCCCGGCCAAGCGGCTCAGCGTGGGGGTCCGGCAGACGGGCTTACTGGGCATCAACGACATCGACCGGACCTTCATCGTCTACAACTCGGAGAGCAAGGCCCTGTCCCGCTGCAAGGCCACCATCCACCGCCGCGGGCAGTACGTGTTCTCGTACCTCCGCAGGGGCGAGAACAAGGTCAAGCAGGGCCAGTTCAAGCCCGATGCGCAGGCCCCCGTGATTCCGGAGGGCCGGATGCTCATCGAGTGTGAAGAGGGCCGCGTCGAGGCGGAGATCCAGCGCTAG
- a CDS encoding DUF2750 domain-containing protein — MTQEISDARLQAVLELPPERRHAWFLQRVRESGEVWGLYAEGWALAFDDEGRDVLPLWPTPAAARLCATNLWEGFEPRSIPLQQLVDELLPDLAEEGIPVGVFFTPKGQGWPVTAAELREQLLGSSASA, encoded by the coding sequence ATGACGCAGGAGATATCCGACGCTCGGCTCCAGGCCGTCCTCGAGCTGCCGCCCGAGCGACGCCATGCGTGGTTCCTTCAGCGGGTCCGCGAGTCCGGCGAGGTGTGGGGGCTGTATGCGGAGGGCTGGGCGCTGGCGTTCGATGACGAGGGCCGGGATGTGCTGCCGCTGTGGCCCACCCCCGCCGCGGCCCGCCTGTGCGCCACGAACCTGTGGGAGGGCTTCGAGCCCCGCTCGATTCCTCTGCAGCAGCTGGTGGACGAGCTGCTGCCGGACCTGGCCGAGGAGGGCATCCCCGTGGGCGTCTTCTTCACCCCGAAGGGGCAGGGCTGGCCGGTGACGGCGGCGGAGCTGCGCGAGCAACTGCTCGGGAGCAGCGCCAGCGCCTGA
- a CDS encoding cytochrome-c peroxidase, whose product MNARSLSTRLTSLLVVGLLASACGDENPFPSFDELDALQQLHSPPQKPPADATNRLADNPQAAALGNRLFHDPKLSACGTVSCSSCHDGDGRTVAKAKADGCNGGVTGRNPPTILNADYNRWFMWDGRADRLWNQAILPMTNPVEMGSNANIIRSVLTQDYLPGYAELFNKTPDETGDDELLANTGKLMQAYERTVNRLRSPFDEDVKRFIAAATVSVAEGERDPAYLALKTYVRKGQCIVCHKGVEMSDHLFHNIGVKDGSESAPGQTAAVEPMLNWKFNAAGAFSDAPTGTEASRLAALRTTLADKRSEMVGAYKTPTLRNAALTAPYMHTGEVATLADVVEFYNKGGDENGTFTGTRTETIKKLDLNAEEKAALVKLLESMTGQ is encoded by the coding sequence ATGAACGCGAGAAGCCTGAGTACTCGCCTGACATCTCTGCTCGTGGTGGGACTGCTGGCCAGTGCATGTGGGGACGAGAATCCGTTCCCCTCCTTCGATGAGCTGGATGCGCTGCAGCAGCTGCACTCGCCGCCGCAGAAGCCGCCCGCGGACGCCACCAACCGCCTCGCGGACAATCCCCAGGCGGCAGCCCTGGGCAACCGGCTCTTCCATGACCCGAAGCTGTCGGCCTGCGGCACGGTGTCGTGCTCCAGCTGCCATGACGGCGATGGCCGCACGGTGGCCAAGGCCAAGGCGGACGGCTGCAACGGTGGGGTGACGGGCCGCAACCCGCCCACCATCCTGAATGCGGACTACAACCGCTGGTTCATGTGGGACGGGCGCGCGGACCGGCTGTGGAACCAGGCCATCCTGCCGATGACGAACCCCGTCGAGATGGGCTCCAACGCCAACATCATCCGGTCGGTGCTCACGCAGGACTACCTGCCCGGGTACGCGGAGCTGTTCAACAAGACGCCGGACGAGACGGGGGATGACGAGCTGCTGGCCAACACGGGCAAGCTCATGCAGGCCTACGAGCGCACGGTGAACCGGCTGCGGTCGCCGTTCGACGAGGACGTGAAGCGCTTCATCGCCGCGGCCACGGTGAGCGTGGCGGAGGGCGAGAGGGATCCGGCCTACCTGGCGCTGAAGACGTACGTGCGCAAGGGCCAGTGCATCGTCTGCCACAAGGGCGTGGAGATGAGCGACCACCTCTTCCACAACATCGGCGTGAAGGACGGCAGCGAGAGCGCCCCGGGGCAGACGGCCGCGGTGGAGCCGATGCTGAACTGGAAGTTCAACGCGGCGGGCGCCTTCAGCGACGCGCCCACGGGCACGGAGGCCTCGCGGCTGGCGGCGCTGCGCACCACGCTGGCGGACAAGCGCTCGGAGATGGTGGGCGCCTACAAGACGCCCACGCTGCGCAACGCCGCCCTGACGGCTCCGTACATGCACACGGGCGAGGTGGCCACGCTGGCGGACGTCGTCGAGTTCTACAACAAGGGCGGCGACGAGAACGGGACGTTCACCGGCACGCGCACGGAGACGATCAAGAAGCTGGACCTCAACGCCGAGGAGAAGGCGGCGCTCGTGAAGCTGCTCGAGTCGATGACGGGCCAGTGA
- a CDS encoding M24 family metallopeptidase, with the protein MRAPLSAISALWLLSTACATPGATPPNSGSSLREAERPFGTLRQQTERQQAWLKERLEVALPKLMRQYGVEMWVVPMREYNEDPVFKALVSGRSFAARRRTILVFHDMGPEKGVVRLTLGGGAQGGLYEQVRMQRQVDGGGAQRTAEPWGPDQWQMLKQVLQERQPKTVAINVSRTFAFADGLSHGEYEGMTEALGPEWTARLKPAGGLPVDVLAWRSADEERFFAEENKLAWDIISTAFSSTVITPGVTHVKDVEWWMSQRLSDLGLDTWFHPSVSVQRQGVTEAQLGQDPVIQRGDVLHCDFGITALRLNTDTQHMGYVLREGETEVPSGLKQALARSNRLQDLVVEELRPGRTGNEILRTVLGRMKQEGIDGTVYSHPVGLHGHAAGAIIGLWDRQEGVPGNGDHTLIPSMWYSVELQATSPVPEWGGQPVRSAQEEDVIIGADGRVRWAYQRQTEFHLVR; encoded by the coding sequence ATGCGTGCACCCCTGTCCGCCATCTCCGCTCTGTGGTTGTTGTCCACCGCCTGCGCCACTCCCGGCGCGACGCCTCCCAACTCCGGCAGCTCCCTTCGGGAGGCGGAGCGTCCCTTCGGCACCCTTCGCCAGCAGACCGAGCGGCAACAGGCCTGGCTGAAGGAGCGGCTGGAGGTGGCGCTGCCCAAGCTCATGCGCCAGTACGGCGTGGAGATGTGGGTGGTGCCCATGCGCGAGTACAACGAGGACCCTGTCTTCAAGGCGCTCGTGTCCGGCCGGAGCTTCGCGGCGCGGAGGCGCACCATCCTCGTGTTCCATGACATGGGCCCGGAGAAAGGCGTGGTGCGCCTCACCCTCGGCGGCGGCGCGCAGGGAGGCCTCTACGAGCAGGTGAGGATGCAGCGGCAGGTGGATGGCGGCGGCGCGCAGCGCACCGCCGAGCCCTGGGGCCCGGACCAGTGGCAGATGCTCAAGCAGGTGCTCCAGGAGCGCCAGCCGAAGACCGTCGCCATCAACGTGTCGCGCACCTTCGCCTTCGCGGACGGCCTCTCCCATGGCGAGTACGAGGGCATGACGGAGGCGCTCGGCCCCGAGTGGACGGCGCGCCTCAAGCCCGCGGGCGGGCTGCCGGTGGACGTGCTCGCGTGGCGCAGCGCGGACGAGGAGCGCTTCTTCGCCGAGGAGAACAAGCTCGCCTGGGACATCATCTCCACGGCGTTCTCCAGCACGGTCATCACCCCCGGCGTCACCCACGTCAAAGACGTGGAGTGGTGGATGAGCCAGCGCCTGAGCGACCTCGGGCTGGACACCTGGTTCCATCCCTCCGTGAGCGTGCAGCGCCAGGGCGTCACCGAGGCCCAATTGGGCCAGGACCCCGTCATCCAGCGCGGCGATGTGCTGCACTGTGACTTCGGCATCACCGCCCTGCGGCTCAACACGGACACCCAGCACATGGGCTACGTGCTGCGCGAGGGCGAGACGGAGGTGCCCTCCGGGCTGAAGCAGGCCCTGGCGCGCTCCAACCGGCTGCAGGACCTGGTGGTGGAGGAGCTGCGCCCCGGCCGGACGGGCAATGAGATTCTGCGCACGGTGCTCGGGCGCATGAAGCAGGAGGGCATCGACGGCACCGTCTACTCGCACCCCGTGGGGCTCCACGGACACGCGGCTGGCGCCATCATCGGCCTGTGGGATCGCCAGGAGGGCGTGCCCGGCAATGGCGACCACACCCTCATTCCGAGCATGTGGTACTCGGTGGAGCTCCAGGCCACCTCGCCCGTGCCCGAGTGGGGCGGCCAGCCCGTGCGCTCGGCCCAGGAAGAGGACGTCATCATCGGCGCCGACGGCCGCGTGCGCTGGGCCTACCAGCGGCAGACCGAGTTCCACCTCGTGCGCTGA
- a CDS encoding Kelch repeat-containing protein — protein MHRFSKSFVTAILFTAVFSCSSGPASDEAGSGPLAQALGTPRRLLPFVQLKDGRVLAAGGHDGNRTLSSCELFDPVSGVWSATGSLKVARRNHAAVTLVDGRVLVAGGSPQQLVGMLASAELYEPSTGEWTQVAPMSVPRIDPTAVLLTDGRVLVVGGSDLDRRQLRSAEVFDPATGTWTPAETPGWGHGGAQAAAVLKDGRVLVVSGLQAELFDPASGLWTKAGWAGGAAGTHRSGHTVTRLLDGRVLVVGGSTSRAAETAEVFDPATETWTLVAPPHMPRENHGAVVTLDGAVLVVGGYHFSSGTLAEAERFEPATGSWSLVTALRVPRRGAGVVPLPGGEVLLVGGFNDAGSALANTERYLPGSHCVPSTCADQHGTCGVVPDGCGGLLECGPCDGGE, from the coding sequence ATGCATCGGTTTTCGAAGTCTTTCGTTACAGCAATTCTCTTCACGGCAGTGTTCTCGTGCAGCTCCGGCCCGGCTTCGGATGAGGCCGGCTCGGGCCCGCTGGCTCAGGCGCTGGGGACGCCTCGGCGGCTGTTGCCTTTCGTGCAGCTCAAGGATGGGCGCGTGCTCGCGGCGGGTGGCCATGACGGCAACCGCACGCTCTCCTCGTGCGAGCTGTTCGACCCTGTTTCGGGCGTGTGGAGCGCCACGGGCTCTCTCAAGGTCGCGCGCCGCAACCACGCCGCAGTGACGCTGGTGGATGGCCGCGTGCTCGTGGCGGGCGGCTCGCCCCAGCAGCTCGTCGGCATGCTCGCCAGCGCCGAGCTCTATGAGCCGTCCACCGGCGAGTGGACGCAGGTGGCCCCCATGTCGGTGCCGCGCATCGATCCGACCGCCGTGCTGCTGACGGACGGGCGAGTGCTGGTGGTGGGCGGCTCGGACCTGGACCGGCGGCAGCTCCGCTCGGCGGAGGTGTTTGATCCGGCCACCGGGACGTGGACGCCCGCCGAGACGCCCGGCTGGGGCCACGGCGGCGCGCAGGCCGCGGCCGTGCTCAAGGATGGGCGGGTGCTCGTCGTGAGCGGCCTCCAGGCGGAGCTGTTCGATCCGGCCTCGGGTCTCTGGACGAAGGCGGGGTGGGCGGGGGGCGCTGCGGGCACGCACCGCTCGGGCCACACCGTGACGCGGCTGCTGGATGGGCGGGTGCTGGTGGTGGGCGGCAGCACGTCCCGCGCGGCGGAGACGGCCGAGGTGTTCGATCCGGCCACGGAGACGTGGACGCTCGTGGCGCCTCCGCACATGCCGCGCGAGAACCACGGCGCGGTGGTCACCTTGGATGGCGCGGTGCTGGTGGTGGGCGGCTACCACTTCTCTTCGGGGACGCTCGCCGAGGCGGAGCGCTTCGAGCCGGCCACGGGCTCCTGGAGCCTGGTGACGGCACTGCGCGTGCCTCGCCGGGGCGCGGGTGTGGTGCCACTGCCCGGCGGCGAGGTGCTGCTGGTGGGTGGGTTCAACGATGCGGGGAGCGCGCTCGCCAACACCGAGCGCTACCTCCCGGGCAGCCACTGCGTTCCCTCCACCTGCGCGGACCAGCACGGAACATGTGGCGTGGTGCCGGACGGGTGCGGTGGGCTCTTGGAGTGCGGCCCGTGTGACGGCGGCGAATAG